In the Acropora muricata isolate sample 2 chromosome 10, ASM3666990v1, whole genome shotgun sequence genome, one interval contains:
- the LOC136887347 gene encoding uncharacterized protein, protein MLSCLRANLFFSFALDITSLFKQVHITQGSHVADHCAVYALSGPKEDHFQGTCDHAHDQSCSSCEGLDSVLSSIEASVRHKTKSLSDEERDDMMYSCQQAVQAIHTWKAHQLRVLQQDKCRIDVPQELKFNEVLITQDWAMEFLPLKYRETQTDWFGKRGISWHISVVVRRETGGNLQHQAFVHIAKNCSQDSNVVAAIMEHILRNLSNEHPEITTAYYRQDNAGCYKSAAMLAACPLMQKTTGINVRRVDFSHPQGGKGSCDRKAATIKAHVRRFVNEGHDALTADDFRDAILSNNGVRGVQVAVVNCEFLVPAQPVKWEGISSINNLSYQVTGVTVWKAYDVGKGKTILRTQLNHFN, encoded by the coding sequence ATGCTTAGTTGTTTACGcgcaaatctttttttttctttcgcctTAGATATTACTTCTCTTTTCAAACAGGTTCATATCACACAAGGATCCCACGTCGCTGATCACTGTGCGGTATATGCACTAAGCGGCCCTAAGGAAGACCATTTTCAAGGCACATGCGATCACGCTCATGACCAATCCTGTTCCTCTTGTGAAGGGCTTGATTCTGTTCTCTCGAGCATCGAGGCTTCAGTGAGACATAAGACTAAAAGCCTGTCAGACGAGGAGCGTGACGATATGATGTACTCTTGCCAGCAGGCTGTACAAGCCATTCACACTTGGAAAGCTCACCAGCTTCGCGTCCTTCAACAGGATAAATGTCGCATTGATGTGCCGCAAGAATTAAAATTCAATGAAGTTCTGATAACCCAGGACTGGGCTATGGAATTCTTACCGCTAAAGTACCGAGAGACCCAAACAGATTGGTTTGGGAAAAGAGGCATATCTTGGCACATCAGTGTCGTAGTCAGAAGAGAGACGGGCGGGAACCTGCAACATCAAGCTTTTGTTCACATTGCCAAGAACTGCTCACAGGATAGCAACGTCGTTGCAGCTATCATGGAGCATATTCTTCGCAATCTTAGCAATGAACACCCTGAAATAACGACAGCATATTATCGTCAAGATAACGCAGGTTGTTATAAGAGCGCAGCAATGCTAGCAGCTTGCCCGTTAATGCAGAAGACCACCGGTATAAATGTAAGAAGAGTTGATTTTAGCCACCCACAGGGTGGTAAAGGTTCATGTGACCGCAAAGCTGCCACTATTAAAGCCCACGTTCGTCGTTTCGTTAACGAAGGACATGATGCTCTTACGGCTGATGACTTTAGAGATGCCATCTTATCTAACAATGGAGTGCGTGGTGTGCAAGTTGCGGTGGTGAATTGTGAATTTCTCGTGCCAGCACAGCCTGTGAAGTGGGAGGGCATTAGCAGTATCAACAACCTGTCATACCAGGTTACCGGTGTCACTGTCTGGAAAGCATATGACGTTGGCAAAGGGAAGACCATCCTCCGGACACAGTTAAATCATTTTAATTAA